CGGCCTGTTGCGCCTGGCCCGTCGCGTCGGCCCGTCGCGTCGCCCGTCGCGCCCGGCCCTGGCGTCCGCGATCGGCGTCCGCGGAGTCCACGGCCGAACCGTCCCGGCCTCCGGCCTCCGTCCAGGGCGACCCGCCCGCGACCGGGGTGAGGGCTACCCGCCCACCACCGGAGTGCCGACCAGCACGACCCCCGCGGCCCGGAGTTCTTCCAGCGCGGCGGTGGTGGTGTCCGGTGCCACGCCCGCCGTGAGGTCCAGCAGGACGCGGGTGGTGAACCCGGCCCTGGCCGCGTCCAACGCGGTCGCCCGGACGCAGTGGTCGGTGGCGATGCCGACCACGTCCACCTCGGTGACCTGGCGTTCGCGCAGCCACTCGGCCGCGCCCAGGTTGTTCTCGTCGAGGCCCTCGAAGCCGCTGTAGGCCGCCGAGTAGGCGCCCTTGTCGAAGACCGCCTCGATCGCGCCGGAGGTGACGGAGGGCGCGAAGTTGGGGTGGAAGCCCACGCCCTCGGTGCCCGCGACGCAGTGCACGGGCCAGCTGTCGACGAAGTCGGGCTCGGCGGAGAAGTGCGCGCCGGGGTCGATGTGATGGTCCCGGGTGGCCACGATGTGGTGGTAGGCGGGGGACGACTCGGCGATCAGGTCGGTGATCGCGGCGGCTACGTTGGCGCCTCCGGCGACGGCCAGGCTGCCGCCCTCGCAGAAGTCGTTCTGCACGTCGACGACGATCAGTGCCCGGTGCATGGGTCGCATCCTCGGTTGTGAAGGTGGTGGGGCAGGTAAGTGGTGGGGCTGGGTGCTGGCAACTCTAGGGAGTGACGTGCCCGGGCGGAAGTGCCGCGGGGCGCGTGCGCCCCGACTCGCTCCGCCCGGCCGGGGTGCCCCGGGGCCGGACCGGCCGTCCGGCGCCCGGGTCAGGCGGTCCGCTCGGTGGTCAGGACCGGCTCGCCCTTCGACAGCTGGGTGGCCGACAGCGGCAGGGCGCCGAGGGACCGCAGGTGCCGCTCGCGGGCTGCCGCCAGCGGCTCGCGCCCGACGCTCTCGCCGTTCAGGACCAGCGGGACCTGCAGCAGGTGGGCGGCCAGCTCCTCGGGGACGGGGCCGGTGCCGATCACCTCGGCCTCGGCGACGCCGTCCGCGTCGGGCCGCCGGGCGGCCCACTTGCGGCCGCCGACGCTGCTCTTGGCGCCGGCCGAGCGCTTGGCGACCGGCACCAGCGGCCCGCCCGGGACGCTCTCCCTGGCGACCAGCTTGTAGACCATCGCGCAGGTCGGGTGGCCGCTGCCGGTGACCAGGCTGGTGCCCACCCCGTACCCGTCGACGGGGGCGGCGGCGAGCGCGGCGATGGCGTACTCGTCCAGGTCGGAGGTGACGATGATCCGGGTCTTGCGGGCGCCGAGGTCGTCCAGCTGGCGGCGGACCCGGTGGGCGAGCAGGGTCAGGTCGCCGGAGTCGATCCGGACGGCGCCGAGCTCCGGGCCGGCCACCTCGACGGCGGTGCGGACGGCCTCCTTCAGGTCGTAGGTGTCGACCAGCAGGGTGGTGCCGCGGCCCATCGAGTCGATCTGCGCGGTGAAGGCGTCCCGCTCGGTGTCGTGCAGCAGGGTGAAGGCGTGCGCGGCCGTCCCGGTGGTGGGGATGCCGTGGGTGAAGCCGGCCTGCAGGTCGGAGGTGGCGGTGAAGCCGGCCACGTAGGCGGCCCGGGAGGCGGCCACGGCGGCGCTCTCGTGCGCCCGCCGGGCGCCCATCTCGATGCACGGGCGCCCGCCGGCGGCCGAGGTCATCCGGGAGGCGGCGGCCGCGACGGCCGAGTCGAAGTTGAGGATCGACAGGATGACCGTCTCCAGGATCACCGCCTCGGCGAAGCTGCCCTCGACGGTGAGCAGCGGCGAGCCGGGGAAGTACACCTCGCCCTCGGGATAACCGTGGATGTCGCCGGTGAAGCGGTAGTCGGCGAGGTAGCGCAGGGTGTCCTCGTCGACCACGTCCTGGTCGGCGAGCCAGTCGAGCTGCGGGGTGGTGAAGCGGAAGTTCTCCACCGCGTCCAGCACCCGGCCGGTGCCTGCCGTCACGCCGTAGCGGCGGCCGTTGGGGAGGCGGCGGGTGAACACCTCGAACACGGAGCGGCGGTGCGCGGCTCCGCTGCGCAGGGCGGCCTGCAGCATGGTGAGCTCGTAGCGGTCGGTGAGCAGCGCGGTCGAGCCGGCCGCGCGGGAAGTGGCGTCCATGGGGAGGATGCTACTACCACTTAGCGTCAGTTTGACGATTTCTCCGCCGGGATGTTCCGCCGAGCTTCGAAAATTCGTGCGGCCGTCACCCGCCGCCCGCTCCGGCGCCGGTTCCCGGACGCCGCGCCCGCCGCCCGCCGCCCGTCCGGCGCCCTGTCGGCGGACCGTCCGTAGCACTGCCCCGCGGTCCGTCCCGCGCCGCGCGGCCGGGCCTCGCGCCATGCCGGGAGCCGCCCCGGGGAGCGCCCTTCGGTGCGTACCGCCCGGCCGGGTTCGGCCGTTCCGGCAGGGTCTGTCCGGTTCCTCCCGTCGATCCCGGGCCGGAATCGCCCACGGGTCCCCCGGATGGCAGCATGGGGAGCGAAAGAGCATGTGGGAAGCGTGCGAGGAGGAGAGCCAGCGGTGAGTGTCGCGCCCGTCGAGATCGAGCGCCCGGAGGTCGAAGGCCTGCCGGTGGTGGAGCCGGACACACCGTGGGTGACGATCGTCCACAACGACCCGGTCAACCTGATGAGCTACGTCCAGTACGTCTTCCAGGCCTACTTCGGCTACCCGAAGGACAAGGCCAGGAAGCTCATGATGGAGGTGCACACCAAGGGCCGGTCGGTGGTCTCCAGCGGGTCCCGCGAGGAGATGGAGCGCGACGTCCAGGCGATGCACGGCTACGGCCTGTGGGCCACCCTTCAGCACGACTGACGCCCCGGCGGCCCGCGGGAGCGGGCCGGACGCGGGCGCACCGGTGCTACCGAGCAGACGACGAGACGGGCTGACCGATACAGATGGCTGGGTTGTTCGAGAGTGCCGGCGGCGGTGGCGCGGCGATCGCGCTGGACGAGCTGGAGGCCTCCATCCTGCGCTCGCTGGAAGTGCAGATGCTGGAGCTGATCGGGCCGGGGCCGGGGGAGGGCAGTGACGACCCGCTCGCGGCCCTGTTCGCCGAGGGTCCGTCCGAGGCCCCCAGCGACCCGGCGCTCGCCCGGCTCTTCCCCGACGCGTACGGCGAGCCGGGCGCGCCCGCCGACGCCGACACCAGGGAGGCGGCCGCGGAGTTCCGCCGCTACACCGAGCTCGACCTGCGGGCGCGCAAGCGCGACAACGCGCTGCACGTGGTCCGGGCGCTGGACGGGCTCGGCGGTGAGGGCGGCGTACTGAAGCTGGCGGCGTCGGACTGCCAGCACTGGCTGGGCGCGATGAACGACCTGCGGCTCACCCTGGCGGCCCGGCTGGAGATCACCGAGGAGGACGAGCAGGGCCTCTACCGGCTGCCCGACAGCGACGAGCGCAAGCCGCTGGTGATGGCGTACCTGTGGCTCGGCGGCATGCAGGAGTCGCTGCTGGAGGCGATGGCCGACTGACCCGCCGTCCGGCGGCGCGGGCCACCGGCCCGCGGCGCCGCGCGCGACCCCTCGCCCCCTGTCCGAATCGTGGACAGGGGGCCGCCGCATTCCCGGGCGAATCGGGCGAAACGCTGACCTGACATGCTCAAATATCGCTCAGATGCGCACCGTTATCCGGGCATCGCGTGGTACGACTGCTCCACCCCACGAGAGCAGGACGGTGCACCATGGCCGAGCAGATCTACGACGAGGTGTCGGATCCCCGACCGGACGAAGAGGGCTACGCCCGCGGTCTCGGCAGCCGGCAGATCCAGATGATCGCGATCGGCGGGGCGATCGGCACCGGCCTCTTCCTGGGCGCCGGCACCGCGATCTCCAAGGCGGGGCCCAGCCTGATCCTGTCGTACGCCGTCGCCGGCGTGGTGATCTTCGTGATCATGCGCGCGCTCGGCGAACTCCTCACCTACCGGCCGGTGTCGGGCAGTTTCGCCGAGTACGCCCGGGAGTTCCTCGGCCCGTTCGCGGGCTACGTGACCGGCTGGACGTACTGGCTGTTCTGGGTCGTCACCGGCATGGCCGAGACCACCGCGGCCGCCGTGTACGTGCGGTTCTGGGAGCCGGGGATCCCGCAGTGGTGCAGCGCGCTGGTCTTCCTGCTGATCCTCTACGCGGCCAACCTGATCTCGGTGAAGCTGTTCGGGGAGATCGAGTTCTGGTTCTCGATGGTCAAGGTGACGGCCATCATCGGCATGATCCTGATCGGCATCGGCGTCCTCACGCTGGGCTTCAGCGACGCGGGTGACACCGCGTCGATCACCAACCTCTGGCAGGACGGCGGCTTCTTCCCCAAGGGCGTCGGCGCCACCGTGATGACCCTTCAGATCGTGATGTTCGCCTACCTGGGCGTCGAGTTGGTCGGTGTCACGGCCGGCGAGAGCGAGGACCCGCAGAAGACCCTGCCGCGCGCCATCAACACCCTGCCCTGGCGGATCGGCCTGTTCTACATCGGGGCCCTGACGGTCATCCTGTGCGTGGTGCCGTGGACCGAGTTCCAGCCCGGCGTCAGCCCGTTCGTCGCCGCCTTCGGCAAGATCGGTATCCCGGCGGCGGCCGGCATCATCAACTTCGTGGTGCTCACCGCGGCGCTCTCCTCCTGCAACTCCGGGATGTACTCCACCGGCCGGATGCTGCGCGACCTCGCCCTGCGCGGCCAGGCGCCCCGCCGGATGGGCGCGCTGAACGGCCGGCGCACCCCGGCGGCGGCGATCACCGCCTCCACCCTGCTGATGGGCCTGGGCGTGGTGCTCAACTACCAGGTCCCCGCCAAGGCGTTCGAGTACATCACCTCGGTCGCCACCGTCTGCGGACTGTGGACCTGGGCGATGATCCTGATCTGCCAGATCCGCTACCGCGCCGCCTGGCAGAAGCGGCACCTGCCGGAGCCCGGCTTCAAGGCGCCGACCGGCGTCTGGTCCAGCTGGGCCGCGCTGGCCTTCCTGGTCCTGGTGGTCGTCCTGATCGCCTTCGACGAGGACAGCCGGATCTCGCTGTACGTCTTCCCCGCCTGGGCCGCCTTCCTGGTGATCGGCTACCAGGTGCTCAAGCGCCGCAGGCCGGAGGCGGTCCACGGGGTGCCGCACGACCACCTGCACGCCGGCGGCGGACGGTGAGTCCGGGCCCGGAGCACGCTGGCTATCCTGGCCGCATGCTGACCATCACCCGCGAACTGCACGACGCGATCGTCGCCCACGCCCGGGCCGACCACCCGGACGAGGCCTGCGGCGTCATCGCCGGACCGGCCGGCACCGGCCGGCCCGAGCGGTTCATCCCGATGCTCAACGCGGCGCGCTCGCCCACGTTCTACGAGTTCGACTCCGGCGACCTCTTCAAGCTCTACCGCGACATGGACGACCGCGACGAGGAGCCGGTGGTCGTCTACCACTCGCACACCGCGACCGAGGCCTACCCCTCGCGCACCGACGTCTCGCTCGCCTCCGAGCCGCACGCCCACTACGTGCTCGTCTCCACCGCCGAAGGTACCGAGCCCGGCGACCCGTTCCAGTTCCGCTCGTACCGGATCGTGGACGGGGAGATTACGGAGGAAGACGTCCAGGTCGTCGAGGCCTACCAGCCCTGACCGCACCCACCTGGATTCCGGCCCGCCGGGCGCCCACCAGCGCCCGGCGGGCCTTCGCACGCCCCCGGCCGAATCCCCGCCGTCCACCCGAATCTCATCAGGAGATACAGAATCATCCGGATCGCGAGACGGGAATGTCGGAGCGGGGCCGGGAATCTATACGATGAGCCCATGCGTTCCGTCGATGTGAGCACTCAGGCACCGGGCATCCGCCTCGTGGCGCGCCTGCACGTCGACCTGTGCCGGCTCGCCAGCGCGATCTGTCCCGGTACGTCCGCCGGCTCCCGCTGAGCCGCCCGCCCCGGCCTGCCACCCGGCACCGACGCCCGGGGCCACGCCCTGCCGCGCCCCTGCGGCCCACCCATTCCACCTGCACAGGAGCGCATTCATGGCCATCGAGGTCCGCATCCCGACCATCCTCCGTACCTACACCGACGGCGCCAAGGCCGTCGAGGGCTCCGGCGCCAACCTCGGCGAGCTCATCGCGGACCTCGACGCCCGCCACCCCGGCATCGCCGCCCGGCTGCTGGAGGGCGGCGACCTGCGCCGCTTCGTGAACGTGTACCTGAACGACGAGGACGTCCGGTTCCTGGAGGGCATCTCCACCGCCCTCGCCGACGGCGACAACGTGACCATCCTCCCCGCCGTGGCCGGCGGCGCCCGCTAGCCGGGCCCGGGCCCGTCCGCCGGCACCGGCGGACGGGCCGACGCGCTCCACCACCCTCACCCACGCCGCACCCGCCCGCCGCCGGAGGCTCCCTTGCGTTACGACAGCCCGCTCGAAGCCGTCGGCAACACCCCGCTGGTGCGGCTGCCCCGGCTCTCGGCCGGCGTCCCCGGCAACGAGGCCGGCCAGGTCTCGCTCTGGGCCAAGCTGGAGGACCGCAACCCCACCGGCTCCATCAAGGACCGCCCGGCGCTGCACATGATCGAGCGCGCCGAGGCCGCCGGCCTGCTCACGCCCGGCTGCACGATCCTGGAGCCGACCAGCGGCAACACCGGCATCTCGCTCGCCATGGCCGCCAAGCTCAAGGGCTACCGGATGGTCTGCGTGATGCCCGAGAACACCAGCGAGGAACGCCGCGAACTGCTGCGGATGTGGGGCGCCGAGATCATCGGCTCGCCCGCCGCCGGCGGCTCCAACACCGCGGTGCGGATCGCCAAGGAGATCTCCGCCGAGCACCCCGACTGGGTGATGCTCTACCAGTACGGCAACCCCGACAACGCGGGCGCGCACTATGCCACCACCGGCCCCGAGATCCTCGCCGACCTGCCGACCGTCACCCACTTCGTGGCGGGCCTCGGCACCACCGGCACCCTGATGGGCGTGGGCCGGTTCCTGCGCGAGAAGGTCCCCGGCGTGCAGATCGTCGCCGCCGAGCCGCGCTACGACGACCTGGTCTACGGCCTGCGCAACCTCGACGAGGGCTTCGTCCCCGAGCTGTACGACGCCGAGGTGCTCACCACCCGCTTCAGCGTGGGCTCGGCGGACGCCGTCCGCCGCACCCGGGAGCTCCTCCAGCAGGAGGGCATCTTCGCGGGCGTCTCCACCGGCGCCATCCTGCACGCGGCGGTGGGCGTCGCCCGCAAGGCCGCGGCGGCCGGCGAGCGCGCGGACGTGGTTTTCGTGGTCGCGGACGGCGGCTGGAAGTACCTCTCCACCGGCATCTACACCGCCGAGAGCACCGAGGACGCGGTCGAGGCCCTGCAGGGCCAGCTCTGGGCCTGACCGGCCACGCCCGGCGGCCCACCGGACAGGCGTCCGGAGCTCCGGCACCCACGCGCAGGCGCCCACGCGCAGGCGCCCGGAGCGCCCCCTGCCCTGAGCGCCCTCTGCCCTGAGCGCCCTCTGCCCTGAGCGCCCTCTGCCCTGAGCGCCCGTGGCCGGGCGCTCCCGGCCCGGGCGCCAGGTCAGCCGCTGCGCCGGGCCCGCGCCCAGGTCCGCTCGTCGAGCGGGCCGATCCGGCGGCGGAACGCGGACAGCGGCACCTCCCGCAACTCGTCCGTCTCCAGCCAGCTGGTCCGGCCCCGGGCGTCGCCCACCGCGCCCGGCGGCAGCGCCAGCACCCCGGGGCGCTCCGCGTGGTGCTTACTGGTGATCTTCGCGACGGTCGCCGTCCGGCCGTTCACCCGCAGGACCAGGCACGGGCGGTCCTTGGCCCCGGGACCGTCCTCGAACGGGACCTCGGCCCACCAGATCTCCCGCGGCACCGGCCGCCCGCCCCGCCCGCCCCGCGCCGGCCGTGAGCCGGCCCCCGGCGGGCGCCCGGGCCCCGGACGCCGCCGCGACCTGCGCGCCAGCACCCCCACCAGCACGGCCAGCGCCACCGCCGCGGCTCCGACCACCCAGTACGCGTTCACACCCAGTACCCGTTCATCCGCCCGACCGTACCCGGCCGGGCCGGGGCCCGGAACTCCCCCCACCACGGTGACCGCCGTGACACTTGGGCATTTATCCGTTCGCTGTCCCTGATTCGTCGCAAAACAGTCACCGCGTCCGATCCACGGCCAAGTCGCCCGGCCGGACGGAAAGGCTGGACCCGCAGCCGAGGCCGGCCTCGGAGCTCCCCGCCCGAAGGTGGCCCCATGACCCCGAGCAGCACCGATCTCTGGTCGTACGCCGAGATCGCCCGCCACATCAGCGTCCAGCCCGAGACCGTCCGCAACTACCGCCGGCACGGGCTGCTGCCCGAACCCGACCTGCACGACACCGCCGGGCACCCCCGCTGGTACGCCGACACCATCAGGACCTGGGCCCGCAGCCGCCCGCGCCACCGCTGACCGGCCCCCATCCCGCCGGTCCTCCCGCCCCGCCGACCCTCCCCTCGTCCGGTTCGCCCCGCCCACGGCCGCCGCCCGAGCACCGCCCGCACTCCCGTCCGGGCCCCGCGCGCACTCCCGGCCCCGGCGCGCCGGTGGCCGCGCGCGCCGCCCGCCACCGTCCCCGTCCCGCAGCGTTCTGGTGATTCCAGCCACAGCCCGGCACGGAGACGGGGGCAAAGTGCCTCTGCGCCCTTACTCTCGACACGCGAACGCAGTGCTACCGACCGGTGTACCAACGGGTAGCGACGGGCCCGACGGACGACCGGGCCCGGACAGCCATGACCAACAGCAGCCAGGACGTGTCGGGGCGGAGGGGCTCGGTATGAAACTGACCGTGGTGGGGTGCTCGGGAAGCTTCCCGTCCACCGAATCGCCGTGCTCCAGCTACCTCGTGGAGGCCGACGGCTACCGCGTCGTGATCGACCTCGGCAACGGCGCGCTCGGCGCCCTGCAGCACTACTGCGGCCTGTACGACGTCGACGCCGTACTGCTCAGCCACCTGCACGCCGACCACTGCATCGACCTCTGCGCCTACTGGGTGGCGCGCAACTACCGGGCCGAGGGCTGCCCCGAACTCCTCCCCGTGTACGGCCCGACCGGCACCGCCGAGCGCCTCGCCCGCGCCTACGACATGCCCGAGGAGCCCGGCATGCGCGAGGTCTTCGACTTCCGCACGCTGCGCCCCGGCAGCTTCGACCTCGGCCCGCTGCGGATCACCGTCGCCCAGGTCAACCACCCCGTCGAGGCCTATGCCTTCCGGGTCGAGCACCAGGGCCGCTCGTTCGTCTACTCCGGCGACACCGGCGAGTGCGCCGACCTCGTCGACCTCGCCCGCGACAGCGACCTCTTCCTCTGCGAGGCGGCCTACACCGACGGGCGGGACACCTACCAGGCCGTCCACCTCAACGGCCGCGAGGCCGGCGAGCACGCCACCGCGGCCGGCGCCCACCGTCTGGTGCTCACCCACATCCCGCCGTGGACCGACGCCGAACGCAACCGCAAGGACGCCGTCGCCGCGTACGCCGGGCCGGTCGAGATCGCCCGACCCGGCGCGGTCTACGAGATCTGACCGGTCGGAGGGCCTTCGCGGCACTCCGGAAAGTTTTTTCGGATCCACCCGCAACCTCCCGGGCCCCCGCACGTCCATATGAGTGAGCGGCACGGAAGCCGCGCACAGTCGCCGGGCCCGTCGGGCCGGCCACCGCCACACCACTCATCAGGCTTGTTTCGTGCTGCCCGGAAACGGCTCCTCGCCGGTGCCCGGGCGGATCCAGGGGGGATCACCATGCTTCAGACCAACCGTGCCCTGCGCCGCGCCGGCCGCGTCGTCCCGGCCGCCGTCCTCACCGCCGGGCTGCTCGCCGGCGGCGCCGTCACCGCCGCCCCGGCCTTCGCCGGCGGGGCGCCGCTGACCCTCACCGTGCAGCCGCCGTCCTCGATCGGCGCCGCCGGCGGGCCGGTCGAGTTCACCGAGACGATCGCCAACCCGGGCGGCACGGGCTGGGCCGTGGTCCTCCAGCTCACCGCCGAGACCGCGGCGGGGGCCGGGGAGAACTTCATCAGCATCGAAGCCCGCAACGAGCTGAACGGCCTGTGGGACGCGGTTCCGGTGACCCTGCACCACGAGCAGGACAAGGACGTCTTCTCGGCCGAGGTGATCGGAAAGATCATCGTACCGGCGGGGGAGAAGAAGGACGTCCACCTGCGCCTCGGCGCGCCGATGGGCAAGCCGCACGACGGTGCGTCCAACGGCGGCGTCGGTCCGGCCGTCACCCTCCGTTCGGAGGTCAAGGGCTGGTGGCAGGACACCCCGGTGGAGCCCGCCGTGCGGGACACCCGCACCATCAAGGTGGACGCGATCTCCAACGAGCTCGCCGGCGTCCCGGCCAAGGCCGTCGCGGGCGGAGCGCCGGTCGAGTTCGACGCGGTGCTCAGGAACCCGTCACCGTCCGCCTACACCAACCTCGGCAACGTCCTGTTCGCGGACAAGCACGCCAAGGTCGAGGTCCGCCGCGCCGACGGCACCTGGAGCACCCTGACGGGGATCACCGTGCCCGACGGCAACCCCGGGCAGGCCGGCTTCTACCTGGACGGCCGCAACTCCTCGGCCGCGCCCGCCAGCACGACGACCGACCGGGTCCGGCTCAGCTACCCCGCGGGCACTCCGGGCACCGCGGGCGAGGTCCGGACCTGCGTCTTCGTCAACGAGTCCCAGGACACGCCGTTCCACGGCACCACCTTCTGCGCCAAGGGCGCGACCATCGCGATCACCGAGGCCGCCACCCCCAGGCCCACCACCCCGGCCCCGGCCGGCACCTCCGCCACCCCGGCGCAGCCGTCCACCGCCGCCACGTCCGCCGCGGCCGTCCCGGCCGCCGTCACCAGCGCCTCACCGACCGCGACCGCGACCGCGACCGCCGACGCCCCGGCGCCGGCCGGCCGGCTGGCCGTCACCGGCGCCGACGGCGGCCGCACCGGCCTCCTCGCGGGCATCGCCGCGCTCCTGATCGGCGCCGGCATCGCCGCCTTCGTCGTCGTCCGGCGCCGGCGCGCCGACGGCACCGCGTGAGCGGACGTCCGCCCGGCCCCGCCGCGCCCGCGGCCGGGCCGGCCGGACCGGCGCCTCAGCCCACCGGCGTCAGCCAGCGCCGGTAGCGCGGGTCGGCGCCCGAGACCGCGGCCCGGTACGCCTCCCGCAGCCGGTCGGTGACCGGTCCCGGCGCGGCCGGCAGCGCCCGGTCGTCCAGCGAGCGGACCGCGACCACCCCGGCCGCGGTCCCGCAGACGAACAGTTCGTCCGCCGCGTACAGGTCCGAACGCAGCAGGTTCTCCACCCGGACCTCCACCCCCAGATCCCGGGCCAGCGTCAGCACGGTGTCCTGGGTGATCCCCTCCAGCGCGCCCGCACTGGACGGCGGCGTGCGGAGCACCCCGTCGCGGACGGCGAACACGTTCTCCCCGGTGCACTCGCTCACCGAGCCGTCCGGGCCCAGCAGCAGCGCCTCGTCGTAGCCCGCATCGTTCGCCTCCCGGCGGGCCAGCACCGAGTTCAGGTAGGGGCCGGTGGCCTTCGCGGCGGGCGGCACCGCGTTCGGGTCGTTCCGCCGCCAACTGCTGGTCTTCAGGGTGATCCCGGCCTCCTCCCCGGGGAGTTGGCCCTGCCATTCCCAGCCCGCGATCGACACGGTGACCGGCGAGTGCCGCATGTCGATCCCCATCGAGCCGTAACCGAGGAACGCGAAGTGCCGCAGGTAGCAGGCCCGGTGGCCGTTGGCCCGGACCAGCTCCGCCGTCGCCTTCGTCAAGTCGTCGGTGCTGTAGGGAAGGTGCATGCGCAGCATATGGGCGCTGCGCTCCAGCCGGCGCAGGTGCTCGGGCAGCCGGAACACCGCCGGACCGTCCGCGGTCTCGAACACCCGGGTGCCCTCCAGCACCCCCGTGCCGTAGTGCAGGCCGTGCGTCAGCACATGGGTCCGCGCCTCGTGCCAGGGCACCAGCGCGCCGTCCAACCAGATCGTCGAAGCTTCGGGAAGAGCCATACGCACCATCGTGGCCACCTCGGCCGGGCGGGTCAGCCTCCTCGGCGTGGCCGGAACAGGTCGTGGCCGGGAGCGGAACCGGCGGCCGTCTCGTCCCTCGGAAACCCCGACCCGGCCCGCCCGCGCCTCACTAGGCTGCGCCGATGGAGCGCACCGAGCACGCGCAGACGCCC
The sequence above is a segment of the Kitasatospora sp. NBC_00240 genome. Coding sequences within it:
- a CDS encoding isochorismatase family protein, which codes for MHRALIVVDVQNDFCEGGSLAVAGGANVAAAITDLIAESSPAYHHIVATRDHHIDPGAHFSAEPDFVDSWPVHCVAGTEGVGFHPNFAPSVTSGAIEAVFDKGAYSAAYSGFEGLDENNLGAAEWLRERQVTEVDVVGIATDHCVRATALDAARAGFTTRVLLDLTAGVAPDTTTAALEELRAAGVVLVGTPVVGG
- a CDS encoding nicotinate phosphoribosyltransferase; this translates as MDATSRAAGSTALLTDRYELTMLQAALRSGAAHRRSVFEVFTRRLPNGRRYGVTAGTGRVLDAVENFRFTTPQLDWLADQDVVDEDTLRYLADYRFTGDIHGYPEGEVYFPGSPLLTVEGSFAEAVILETVILSILNFDSAVAAAASRMTSAAGGRPCIEMGARRAHESAAVAASRAAYVAGFTATSDLQAGFTHGIPTTGTAAHAFTLLHDTERDAFTAQIDSMGRGTTLLVDTYDLKEAVRTAVEVAGPELGAVRIDSGDLTLLAHRVRRQLDDLGARKTRIIVTSDLDEYAIAALAAAPVDGYGVGTSLVTGSGHPTCAMVYKLVARESVPGGPLVPVAKRSAGAKSSVGGRKWAARRPDADGVAEAEVIGTGPVPEELAAHLLQVPLVLNGESVGREPLAAARERHLRSLGALPLSATQLSKGEPVLTTERTA
- the clpS gene encoding ATP-dependent Clp protease adapter ClpS, whose protein sequence is MSVAPVEIERPEVEGLPVVEPDTPWVTIVHNDPVNLMSYVQYVFQAYFGYPKDKARKLMMEVHTKGRSVVSSGSREEMERDVQAMHGYGLWATLQHD
- a CDS encoding DUF2017 domain-containing protein, yielding MAGLFESAGGGGAAIALDELEASILRSLEVQMLELIGPGPGEGSDDPLAALFAEGPSEAPSDPALARLFPDAYGEPGAPADADTREAAAEFRRYTELDLRARKRDNALHVVRALDGLGGEGGVLKLAASDCQHWLGAMNDLRLTLAARLEITEEDEQGLYRLPDSDERKPLVMAYLWLGGMQESLLEAMAD
- a CDS encoding amino acid permease — protein: MAEQIYDEVSDPRPDEEGYARGLGSRQIQMIAIGGAIGTGLFLGAGTAISKAGPSLILSYAVAGVVIFVIMRALGELLTYRPVSGSFAEYAREFLGPFAGYVTGWTYWLFWVVTGMAETTAAAVYVRFWEPGIPQWCSALVFLLILYAANLISVKLFGEIEFWFSMVKVTAIIGMILIGIGVLTLGFSDAGDTASITNLWQDGGFFPKGVGATVMTLQIVMFAYLGVELVGVTAGESEDPQKTLPRAINTLPWRIGLFYIGALTVILCVVPWTEFQPGVSPFVAAFGKIGIPAAAGIINFVVLTAALSSCNSGMYSTGRMLRDLALRGQAPRRMGALNGRRTPAAAITASTLLMGLGVVLNYQVPAKAFEYITSVATVCGLWTWAMILICQIRYRAAWQKRHLPEPGFKAPTGVWSSWAALAFLVLVVVLIAFDEDSRISLYVFPAWAAFLVIGYQVLKRRRPEAVHGVPHDHLHAGGGR
- a CDS encoding M67 family metallopeptidase, which gives rise to MLTITRELHDAIVAHARADHPDEACGVIAGPAGTGRPERFIPMLNAARSPTFYEFDSGDLFKLYRDMDDRDEEPVVVYHSHTATEAYPSRTDVSLASEPHAHYVLVSTAEGTEPGDPFQFRSYRIVDGEITEEDVQVVEAYQP
- a CDS encoding putative leader peptide; this translates as MRSVDVSTQAPGIRLVARLHVDLCRLASAICPGTSAGSR
- a CDS encoding MoaD/ThiS family protein, giving the protein MAIEVRIPTILRTYTDGAKAVEGSGANLGELIADLDARHPGIAARLLEGGDLRRFVNVYLNDEDVRFLEGISTALADGDNVTILPAVAGGAR
- a CDS encoding cysteine synthase, yielding MRYDSPLEAVGNTPLVRLPRLSAGVPGNEAGQVSLWAKLEDRNPTGSIKDRPALHMIERAEAAGLLTPGCTILEPTSGNTGISLAMAAKLKGYRMVCVMPENTSEERRELLRMWGAEIIGSPAAGGSNTAVRIAKEISAEHPDWVMLYQYGNPDNAGAHYATTGPEILADLPTVTHFVAGLGTTGTLMGVGRFLREKVPGVQIVAAEPRYDDLVYGLRNLDEGFVPELYDAEVLTTRFSVGSADAVRRTRELLQQEGIFAGVSTGAILHAAVGVARKAAAAGERADVVFVVADGGWKYLSTGIYTAESTEDAVEALQGQLWA
- a CDS encoding type II toxin-antitoxin system PemK/MazF family toxin, which gives rise to MNAYWVVGAAAVALAVLVGVLARRSRRRPGPGRPPGAGSRPARGGRGGRPVPREIWWAEVPFEDGPGAKDRPCLVLRVNGRTATVAKITSKHHAERPGVLALPPGAVGDARGRTSWLETDELREVPLSAFRRRIGPLDERTWARARRSG
- a CDS encoding MarR family transcriptional regulator; the encoded protein is MTPSSTDLWSYAEIARHISVQPETVRNYRRHGLLPEPDLHDTAGHPRWYADTIRTWARSRPRHR
- a CDS encoding MBL fold metallo-hydrolase; protein product: MKLTVVGCSGSFPSTESPCSSYLVEADGYRVVIDLGNGALGALQHYCGLYDVDAVLLSHLHADHCIDLCAYWVARNYRAEGCPELLPVYGPTGTAERLARAYDMPEEPGMREVFDFRTLRPGSFDLGPLRITVAQVNHPVEAYAFRVEHQGRSFVYSGDTGECADLVDLARDSDLFLCEAAYTDGRDTYQAVHLNGREAGEHATAAGAHRLVLTHIPPWTDAERNRKDAVAAYAGPVEIARPGAVYEI
- a CDS encoding branched-chain amino acid transaminase, which produces MALPEASTIWLDGALVPWHEARTHVLTHGLHYGTGVLEGTRVFETADGPAVFRLPEHLRRLERSAHMLRMHLPYSTDDLTKATAELVRANGHRACYLRHFAFLGYGSMGIDMRHSPVTVSIAGWEWQGQLPGEEAGITLKTSSWRRNDPNAVPPAAKATGPYLNSVLARREANDAGYDEALLLGPDGSVSECTGENVFAVRDGVLRTPPSSAGALEGITQDTVLTLARDLGVEVRVENLLRSDLYAADELFVCGTAAGVVAVRSLDDRALPAAPGPVTDRLREAYRAAVSGADPRYRRWLTPVG